In a single window of the Allobranchiibius huperziae genome:
- a CDS encoding DUF1275 family protein: MPSEPPEPSPPKPADPWYRQYVAHPDHGPLPILLLLLTASTGVVDAVSILRLGRVFVANMTGNVVFIGFALAGAPGFSLVASLVALVGFLVGAGLGGTVVTRYGGHRGVLLRNAVAAEAALLLAAALVLLIDGRPYTVAGVDVAVALAAVALGLRNAAVRRLAVPDFTTTVLTMTLTGIAADLRQRNIAVVVRRILAIAAMLVGALIGALLVSHSDPSTGLLLSAVIAVVVAVAAAVVSRRPQDWQRG; the protein is encoded by the coding sequence GTGCCTTCGGAGCCCCCCGAGCCCAGTCCGCCGAAGCCCGCGGATCCCTGGTACCGCCAGTACGTGGCGCACCCCGACCACGGGCCACTGCCGATCCTGCTGCTGCTCCTCACCGCGAGCACCGGGGTGGTCGACGCGGTCAGCATCCTGCGCCTCGGCCGGGTCTTCGTGGCCAACATGACCGGCAATGTCGTCTTCATCGGCTTCGCCCTCGCCGGCGCACCGGGGTTCTCCCTGGTCGCCTCCTTGGTGGCACTCGTCGGGTTCCTCGTGGGCGCGGGTCTGGGTGGCACTGTGGTCACGCGGTACGGCGGGCACCGAGGAGTCCTGCTGCGCAACGCCGTCGCCGCGGAAGCCGCTCTCCTGCTCGCCGCCGCGCTCGTCCTGCTGATCGACGGCCGGCCCTACACCGTCGCCGGCGTCGACGTGGCCGTCGCCCTTGCCGCGGTCGCGCTCGGGCTGCGCAACGCCGCAGTGCGCCGCCTCGCAGTCCCCGACTTCACCACCACCGTGCTCACCATGACGCTCACCGGCATCGCTGCGGACCTGCGGCAGCGCAACATCGCGGTCGTCGTACGCCGCATCCTCGCCATCGCCGCCATGCTGGTGGGCGCCCTGATCGGCGCGCTGCTCGTGTCGCACAGCGATCCGAGCACCGGTCTCCTCCTCAGCGCCGTGATCGCCGTGGTGGTGGCCGTCGCCGCCGCAGTGGTGAGTCGACGACCGCAGGACTGGCAGCGCGGATAG
- a CDS encoding FMN-binding glutamate synthase family protein, whose protein sequence is MGKLTGLGIGAGAVAALAARDLIQKKHSVLRNYPVVGHMRYLLEEIRPEIQQYFIEKNWDGRPFDRDTRTMVYERAKGTAAELSFGTERDVYQPGYEYLVHSTTPLEAPDNPPRVMVGGPDCRKPYSMALVNVSSMSFGAISANAIRALNKGAEMGGFAHDTGEGGLSKYHEEHNGDLVWEIGSGYFGTRTKDGHFDESQFADKANRDQVKCVSIKLSQGAKPGIGGVLPAAKVTKEIAEVRGVPQGQKCVSPAAHTAFHSPVELIEFVARLREVTGGKPTGFKLCVGSRRDVLAICKAILQVGTAPDFIIVDGSEGGTAAAPLEYEDHVGMPLTDGLMIMHNALVGIGMRDKIRIGASGKVVGGSDVVKRLIQGADYTNSARAMMMAVGCIQSQKCHTDKCPVGVATQSEARARALDVGDKSMRVKRYQEATVKQAASMMATLGATRPEELSPHMLRRNIDATQTQSYYEMYEWLSPGQLLAGAPQTWIDDWDTASPDRFVPQRSHQR, encoded by the coding sequence ATGGGCAAACTCACCGGGCTCGGCATCGGCGCCGGGGCCGTCGCGGCACTTGCGGCGCGCGACCTCATCCAGAAGAAGCACTCGGTGCTGCGCAATTACCCGGTGGTGGGCCACATGCGCTATCTCCTGGAGGAGATCCGCCCGGAGATCCAGCAGTACTTCATCGAGAAGAACTGGGACGGCAGGCCGTTCGACCGCGATACCCGCACGATGGTCTACGAGCGCGCGAAGGGCACCGCCGCCGAGCTCTCCTTCGGCACCGAGCGCGACGTCTACCAGCCCGGGTACGAGTACTTGGTGCACAGCACCACTCCGCTGGAGGCACCCGACAACCCGCCGCGGGTGATGGTGGGCGGTCCGGACTGTCGCAAGCCGTACAGCATGGCGCTGGTCAACGTGTCGTCGATGAGCTTCGGTGCGATCTCGGCCAACGCGATCCGGGCGCTGAACAAGGGCGCCGAGATGGGCGGTTTCGCGCACGACACCGGCGAGGGCGGCCTGTCCAAGTACCACGAGGAGCACAACGGCGACCTGGTCTGGGAGATCGGGTCCGGCTACTTCGGCACCCGCACCAAGGACGGGCACTTCGACGAGAGCCAGTTCGCCGACAAGGCCAACCGCGATCAGGTCAAGTGCGTCTCGATCAAGCTGAGCCAGGGCGCCAAGCCCGGCATCGGTGGGGTGCTTCCCGCGGCGAAGGTGACCAAGGAGATCGCCGAGGTACGCGGCGTACCCCAGGGCCAGAAGTGCGTGAGTCCCGCCGCCCACACCGCGTTCCACTCCCCCGTGGAGCTCATCGAGTTCGTGGCGCGACTGCGCGAGGTCACGGGCGGCAAGCCGACCGGCTTCAAGCTGTGCGTCGGTTCGCGCCGCGACGTGCTCGCGATCTGCAAGGCGATCCTGCAGGTCGGTACCGCGCCGGACTTCATCATCGTGGACGGCAGCGAGGGCGGCACGGCAGCGGCGCCCCTGGAGTACGAGGACCACGTCGGCATGCCGCTCACCGACGGGCTGATGATCATGCACAACGCCCTGGTCGGCATCGGCATGCGCGACAAGATCCGGATCGGCGCCAGCGGCAAGGTCGTCGGTGGCAGCGACGTCGTGAAGCGGCTCATCCAGGGCGCTGACTACACCAACTCCGCGCGCGCCATGATGATGGCCGTCGGCTGCATCCAGTCCCAGAAGTGTCACACGGACAAATGCCCGGTCGGCGTCGCCACCCAGAGCGAGGCGCGGGCGCGGGCGCTCGACGTCGGCGACAAGAGCATGCGGGTCAAGCGCTACCAGGAGGCCACGGTCAAGCAGGCGGCGTCCATGATGGCCACGCTCGGCGCCACCCGCCCCGAGGAGCTGAGTCCGCACATGCTGCGCCGCAACATCGACGCGACCCAGACGCAGTCGTACTACGAGATGTACGAATGGCTTTCGCCCGGCCAGCTGCTCGCGGGAGCGCCGCAGACCTGGATCGACGACTGGGACACCGCCAGCCCTGACCGCTTCGTCCCCCAACGCTCGCACCAACGCTAG